A window from Vulcanimicrobium alpinum encodes these proteins:
- a CDS encoding DUF4870 domain-containing protein has product MLAAKIESARQANMINGGVGPSQGAWQAPPPPQPPPYQQAQAAPPRVTVQTGTGLAVRPETRALVALSYPFWPLALLALLDSKGSYFVRRQAWQALGFNFGMWGFGAVLGGIASLPILGASAWPLLPFIVPVWIVASIVYGFRVWNGEDVNVPIVGDWVDARLPESRQAVQ; this is encoded by the coding sequence GTGCTCGCGGCGAAGATCGAGTCGGCGCGTCAGGCCAACATGATCAACGGCGGCGTCGGGCCGTCGCAGGGTGCGTGGCAAGCTCCGCCGCCGCCGCAGCCGCCGCCCTACCAGCAGGCGCAGGCCGCGCCCCCGCGCGTCACGGTCCAGACCGGGACCGGTCTGGCGGTGCGCCCCGAAACCCGCGCCTTGGTCGCGCTGAGCTACCCGTTCTGGCCGCTCGCGCTCCTCGCGCTCCTCGATTCGAAGGGCTCGTACTTCGTGCGCCGTCAGGCCTGGCAGGCGCTCGGCTTCAACTTCGGGATGTGGGGCTTCGGCGCCGTTCTCGGGGGGATCGCCTCGCTGCCGATCCTCGGGGCGAGCGCCTGGCCGCTGCTCCCGTTCATCGTACCGGTCTGGATCGTCGCCAGCATCGTCTACGGTTTCCGGGTGTGGAACGGTGAGGACGTCAACGTGCCGATCGTCGGCGACTGGGTCGACGCCCGGCTCCCCGAGTCACGTCAGGCCGTCCAGTAG
- a CDS encoding ABC transporter ATP-binding protein: MNPTLRRLLREARPFYGRLILAMLLGVLAGVAPLTLARVAGLLQAHVLVRQPEWDAVLLIVALVIGSQIVGNAAAYGQGYLTAWSGQKMVASFRARMFDRIVRMPLREFDRWRPGELQARMSSDLGLMTDAISISLPQFVQTTVTFVGALVYMMWLDWFLAIVLFVASPLVAWVVGNFNALIVGGTKRAQERIADLSSNLVEVLANERVVKAFRREEFERARFEDANERYFGAYMKVTQFNQTQAPVLAFVVMLAVCAVIVVTAREVAIGRLSPERAWEFWGATALLINPMNRFSIFFADFARAFVGASRVFEILDLPVERDDPPGALPLPAVRGDVRFEGVTFAYDDGRPVLRGFSAEMLHGEVVALVGPSGAGKSTIVNLVPRFYEPQDGRITVDGVDIARVRLADLREAIAIVPQETQLFNGTIAENIRYGRLSGRDDEVVAAAREANADEFVRKLPEGYETTVGERGIRLSGGQRQRIAIARAILRDPRILILDEATSALDSHSEALIEDALDRLLPGRTTLIIAHRLSTIRRATKILYIEGGSVRETGTHDDLIAAGGAYATLHAAQFAR; encoded by the coding sequence GTGAACCCGACGCTCCGGCGGCTGCTTCGCGAAGCGCGCCCCTTCTACGGACGCTTGATCCTCGCGATGCTGCTGGGAGTCCTCGCCGGCGTCGCACCGCTGACGCTCGCTCGCGTCGCCGGACTTCTGCAGGCGCACGTGCTGGTGCGTCAGCCCGAATGGGACGCCGTCCTGCTGATCGTCGCGCTGGTGATCGGCTCGCAGATCGTCGGCAATGCCGCGGCGTACGGTCAGGGCTACCTCACCGCGTGGAGCGGACAGAAGATGGTCGCGTCGTTCCGCGCGCGGATGTTCGACCGCATCGTGCGCATGCCGCTGCGCGAGTTCGACCGCTGGCGGCCCGGCGAACTGCAGGCGCGCATGTCGAGCGATCTGGGGCTGATGACAGACGCGATCTCGATCTCGCTGCCCCAGTTCGTGCAGACGACGGTCACCTTCGTCGGCGCGCTCGTCTACATGATGTGGCTGGACTGGTTTCTCGCGATCGTGCTGTTCGTCGCGTCGCCGCTGGTCGCGTGGGTGGTCGGCAACTTCAACGCGCTCATCGTCGGCGGCACCAAACGCGCGCAGGAACGGATCGCCGATCTTTCGAGCAATCTGGTCGAGGTGCTCGCGAACGAACGCGTCGTCAAGGCGTTCCGCCGTGAGGAGTTCGAGCGCGCGCGGTTCGAAGACGCCAACGAGCGCTACTTCGGCGCATACATGAAGGTGACGCAGTTCAACCAGACGCAGGCGCCCGTGCTCGCGTTCGTCGTGATGCTCGCCGTCTGCGCGGTCATCGTCGTCACGGCGCGCGAGGTCGCGATCGGGCGGCTCTCGCCCGAACGCGCGTGGGAGTTCTGGGGCGCGACGGCGCTGCTCATCAACCCGATGAATCGCTTCTCGATCTTTTTCGCCGACTTCGCTCGCGCGTTCGTCGGTGCGAGCCGCGTCTTCGAGATCCTCGACCTGCCGGTCGAACGCGACGATCCGCCGGGCGCGCTCCCGCTCCCGGCGGTGCGCGGCGACGTGCGCTTCGAGGGGGTGACGTTCGCCTACGACGACGGCCGCCCGGTGCTGCGCGGGTTTTCCGCCGAGATGCTGCACGGCGAGGTCGTCGCGCTGGTCGGTCCGTCGGGCGCCGGAAAGAGCACGATCGTCAACCTCGTTCCGCGCTTCTACGAACCGCAGGACGGGCGCATCACCGTCGACGGCGTCGACATCGCGCGCGTGCGGCTCGCCGATCTGCGCGAGGCGATCGCGATCGTCCCGCAGGAGACCCAGCTCTTCAACGGCACGATCGCCGAAAACATCCGTTACGGCCGGCTCTCGGGGCGCGACGACGAGGTCGTGGCGGCGGCGCGCGAAGCGAACGCCGACGAGTTCGTCCGCAAGCTTCCCGAAGGCTACGAAACGACCGTCGGCGAGCGCGGGATCCGCCTCTCGGGCGGCCAGCGCCAGCGGATCGCGATCGCGCGCGCGATCCTGCGGGATCCGCGCATCCTGATCCTCGACGAAGCGACGAGCGCGCTCGACTCACACTCCGAAGCGCTGATCGAAGACGCGTTGGACCGTCTGCTCCCGGGCCGCACGACGCTGATCATCGCGCACCGCCTCTCGACGATCCGCCGCGCGACCAAGATCCTCTACATCGAGGGCGGCAGCGTGCGCGAGACGGGGACCCACGACGATCTCATCGCCGCTGGGGGCGCGTACGCGACGCTGCACGCCGCCCAGTTCGCGCGCTAG
- a CDS encoding IS3 family transposase (programmed frameshift), whose translation MRKSRFTETQIVSILREHDAGASFIELGRRHGVHPNTISAWKSRYGGMQSSEVARGRVLEDENGRMKRIIANLSLENDAMKELIGKKLLGPSQRKAAVRALQDLGVSQRAACRIARCPRSVAQYRVRRTDDPALLERLKALAAERRRFGYRRLTIMLRREGFVVNHKRVHRIYRNAGLQLRSRRKRGVRYVRGNVVPPVTRPNERWSLDFVHDALSNGRKFRSLTIIDDFTRESIGIEVDFSLTGERVVRVLSRLAQERGLPPTLKFDNGTEFTSNAMLGWAARVNVELHFIEPGKPTQNGSVESFNGRFRDELLNEHAFPTLFHARTAIEAWRVDYNHRRPHTALGGLTPAEFIEHHRTTPNSRLSAA comes from the exons ATGCGGAAGTCCCGCTTCACCGAGACGCAGATCGTCTCGATCCTCCGAGAACACGACGCCGGCGCCTCGTTCATCGAGCTCGGCCGTCGACACGGCGTTCATCCGAACACCATCTCCGCCTGGAAATCCCGGTACGGCGGCATGCAGAGCAGCGAGGTCGCCCGCGGTCGCGTGCTCGAAGACGAGAACGGGCGCATGAAGCGCATCATCGCGAACCTTTCGCTCGAGAACGACGCGATGAAAGAGCTAATCG GCAAAAAACTCCTGGGGCCCTCGCAGCGAAAAGCCGCGGTGAGGGCCCTGCAAGACCTCGGTGTGAGCCAACGCGCCGCATGCCGCATCGCGCGTTGTCCGCGATCCGTCGCGCAGTATCGCGTGCGGCGGACGGACGATCCGGCGTTGCTCGAGCGGCTCAAGGCGCTCGCCGCAGAACGCCGTCGGTTCGGCTACCGCCGGCTCACGATCATGCTGCGCCGCGAAGGCTTCGTCGTGAACCACAAGCGAGTTCATCGGATCTATCGCAACGCTGGTCTACAGCTGCGCAGTCGACGTAAGCGTGGCGTACGATACGTCCGTGGCAACGTCGTGCCGCCGGTCACGCGGCCGAACGAACGCTGGTCGCTCGACTTCGTACACGACGCGCTTAGCAACGGGCGAAAGTTTCGCTCGCTGACGATTATCGACGACTTCACCCGAGAGTCGATCGGCATCGAAGTCGACTTCTCGCTCACCGGCGAGCGTGTCGTGCGCGTGCTCTCACGTCTCGCGCAAGAGCGCGGTCTACCGCCGACGCTCAAGTTCGACAACGGAACCGAGTTCACGAGCAACGCGATGCTCGGCTGGGCCGCGCGGGTCAACGTTGAGCTGCACTTTATCGAACCCGGCAAGCCGACTCAGAACGGCAGCGTCGAGAGCTTTAACGGACGTTTCCGAGACGAGTTACTCAACGAGCACGCCTTTCCCACGCTCTTCCACGCTCGCACCGCGATCGAAGCATGGCGTGTCGATTACAACCATCGCCGACCCCACACCGCGCTCGGCGGCTTGACGCCGGCCGAGTTCATCGAGCATCATCGCACTACCCCAAACTCACGGTTATCCGCGGCCTGA
- a CDS encoding ISL3 family transposase — protein MRDTEFIRGLLRVEDPWDVTESKLDLERNRVDVRLEWQGAGRCPKCDRECPKHDHRERVWRDLDLAGDQLFLHASVPRIDCPEHGVTTVAIPWSSGRTEFTSRFERLAIALLLEMSVAAVARRLGISWEQVDSIMLRAVERGKQRRLPRLVRHLGIDEKAVKKRHRYFTIVSDLDRGEVLWVGRGRKRESIDAFYDGLSHEQLHAIEGIAMDMWQPYFESTVAHVPDAARKIVFDKYHITAYLTKAVDLTRRAMMRDKTLDRTALKGTKYSWLRSFANLDRDERRDLSALRSQYKRLGRAWSMKEHFTEFWRYRRESAARRFFADWYRWATHSQLPEMISVARTLKRHFANIITYIRKPITNAAAESLNSKIQMIKFRARGYRNEGRFAAAILFHCGGLDLLPAHPKS, from the coding sequence ATGCGAGACACCGAATTCATCCGCGGGTTGCTGCGCGTCGAAGATCCTTGGGACGTGACCGAATCAAAGCTCGATCTCGAGCGAAATCGGGTCGATGTTCGGCTTGAATGGCAAGGCGCGGGTCGCTGTCCAAAATGCGATCGGGAGTGCCCCAAGCACGATCATCGCGAGCGCGTCTGGCGTGACCTCGATCTGGCCGGCGACCAACTTTTCTTGCACGCCTCCGTACCCCGGATCGATTGTCCCGAGCACGGCGTCACGACCGTTGCGATTCCCTGGTCAAGCGGTCGTACCGAGTTTACGTCGCGCTTCGAGCGTTTGGCGATCGCCCTCCTACTCGAGATGTCCGTCGCGGCGGTCGCGCGTCGCTTGGGCATCAGCTGGGAGCAAGTCGATTCCATTATGCTCCGGGCGGTCGAGCGCGGTAAGCAGCGGCGACTGCCACGTCTTGTGCGGCATCTCGGCATCGACGAGAAGGCCGTCAAAAAGCGGCATCGGTACTTCACGATCGTGTCCGACTTGGACCGCGGCGAGGTCCTGTGGGTCGGTCGCGGTCGCAAGCGCGAATCGATTGACGCTTTCTACGACGGCCTTTCGCACGAACAACTTCATGCCATTGAGGGCATCGCGATGGATATGTGGCAGCCGTACTTCGAGTCGACCGTAGCACACGTGCCCGATGCGGCACGGAAGATCGTCTTCGATAAGTACCACATCACGGCATATCTCACCAAAGCCGTCGATCTCACTCGTCGAGCGATGATGCGTGACAAGACGCTCGACCGAACGGCATTGAAAGGGACTAAGTATTCCTGGTTGCGCTCGTTTGCGAATCTCGACCGCGACGAACGACGTGATCTGAGCGCCTTGCGGAGCCAGTACAAACGCCTTGGCCGCGCGTGGTCGATGAAGGAGCACTTTACGGAGTTCTGGCGATATCGGCGTGAGTCCGCAGCGCGTCGTTTCTTTGCCGATTGGTACCGGTGGGCGACGCACTCTCAATTGCCCGAAATGATCAGCGTCGCGCGCACGCTCAAACGTCACTTTGCGAACATCATCACGTACATTCGCAAGCCGATCACCAATGCGGCAGCCGAGAGCCTCAACAGCAAGATCCAAATGATCAAATTCCGCGCGCGCGGCTATCGCAATGAGGGCCGATTTGCAGCGGCGATTCTATTCCACTGTGGTGGGCTCGACCTCTTGCCCGCCCACCCGAAGTCCTGA
- a CDS encoding serine/threonine-protein kinase, which produces MATNGLLGGRYRLDHVAGHGGMATVFVAYDTVLERSVAIKLLQRRSDAGGVLHERFRREAVAEARIVHPNVIAVHDVGENEDGRPFIVMDYVEGRSLQEVLADHALSSERAAAIGGAIARALAVAHERGIVHRDIKPGNILIDDQGIPHLTDFGLARLDDQASLELTVPGELLGTVLYVAPEQARNGDVGPAADIYALGATLYHVVAGEPPFSGKGPIDTALQRFEGEPPPLAERVPDVDPELAGLIHAMLAFDPAARPADAGPLAERFFDISARLRTRRLATEPAPPPVGAPSRESTPGASAAAAAEIPKPNAQMLPADPISPVARDDG; this is translated from the coding sequence ATGGCGACGAACGGGTTGCTCGGTGGGCGATACCGGCTCGACCACGTCGCGGGTCACGGCGGCATGGCGACGGTGTTCGTAGCGTACGACACCGTGCTGGAACGGTCGGTTGCTATCAAGCTGCTGCAGCGCCGTTCCGACGCAGGCGGTGTACTGCACGAGCGTTTCCGGCGCGAAGCGGTCGCCGAAGCGCGGATCGTGCACCCCAACGTCATCGCCGTCCATGACGTCGGCGAGAACGAGGATGGACGGCCTTTCATCGTGATGGACTATGTGGAGGGCCGTTCGCTGCAGGAGGTCCTCGCGGACCATGCACTCTCCTCCGAGCGCGCAGCGGCGATCGGCGGGGCGATCGCGCGTGCGCTTGCCGTCGCGCACGAACGAGGGATCGTTCACCGCGACATCAAGCCCGGGAACATCCTCATCGACGACCAGGGCATTCCGCATCTCACCGATTTCGGGCTCGCGCGTCTCGACGATCAGGCCTCGCTCGAATTGACGGTGCCCGGAGAACTGCTCGGCACGGTACTTTACGTCGCGCCCGAACAGGCTCGCAACGGTGACGTCGGGCCGGCGGCCGATATCTACGCGCTCGGCGCGACGCTTTACCACGTGGTTGCGGGGGAGCCGCCGTTTAGCGGGAAAGGACCGATCGATACCGCACTGCAGCGTTTTGAGGGTGAACCGCCGCCGCTCGCCGAGCGCGTACCGGACGTCGATCCCGAGCTCGCGGGGCTGATCCACGCGATGCTTGCCTTCGACCCGGCAGCGCGTCCCGCCGACGCCGGCCCGCTCGCGGAGCGTTTCTTTGACATCTCCGCGCGTCTGCGCACGCGCCGTCTCGCGACCGAACCAGCGCCCCCGCCTGTCGGCGCCCCGTCGCGCGAATCGACCCCGGGTGCCTCTGCCGCGGCTGCGGCGGAGATTCCTAAACCTAACGCGCAGATGCTGCCCGCCGACCCCATCAGTCCGGTTGCGCGCGACGACGGTTGA
- a CDS encoding flagellar biosynthesis anti-sigma factor FlgM, whose product MIISRAQILCVVAAYKLRKQSVSSSALRFETPDSLKRLETAKAFGGLSDEAREAFYRQDVVDTLHHKIADGRYFVPTEEIVEKMLGRLIVEAAST is encoded by the coding sequence ATGATTATCAGCCGGGCCCAGATACTGTGCGTGGTCGCCGCGTACAAGTTGCGAAAACAGAGTGTATCGAGCAGCGCGCTGAGATTCGAGACGCCCGACTCGCTCAAACGATTGGAAACCGCCAAGGCATTTGGCGGCCTGTCGGACGAGGCACGGGAGGCGTTCTACCGCCAGGACGTGGTGGACACGCTGCACCACAAAATCGCCGACGGGCGTTATTTCGTGCCGACCGAGGAGATCGTCGAAAAAATGCTGGGGCGGCTCATCGTCGAGGCCGCGTCGACCTGA
- the fliW gene encoding flagellar assembly protein FliW, with translation MTNTTLNPADRETTIKLPRFGTLTYRESEVLTFPSGLPGFASHRRFVAIQFTSQEHLIWLQSLDDVSVALPTADPWAIFEEYSPQLPPYASALLEIQSPEEFAALCVVVAGNVADMTINLLAPIVINLRTRRAHQVALETGGYSVRTTIPPKRAWTQAGA, from the coding sequence ATGACGAACACGACCTTGAACCCGGCCGACCGGGAGACGACGATCAAGCTCCCTCGGTTCGGGACGCTCACGTACCGCGAGTCGGAGGTGCTGACGTTCCCATCCGGCCTTCCCGGCTTCGCCTCGCACCGTCGATTCGTCGCCATCCAGTTCACGAGCCAAGAGCATCTCATCTGGCTCCAGAGCCTCGACGACGTCTCGGTCGCGCTGCCCACGGCCGATCCTTGGGCGATCTTCGAAGAGTACTCACCTCAGCTGCCGCCGTACGCCTCAGCCTTGCTCGAGATTCAGAGCCCGGAGGAGTTCGCCGCGCTCTGCGTGGTCGTGGCCGGTAACGTCGCCGATATGACGATAAACCTCCTTGCGCCGATCGTGATCAACTTGCGGACGCGGCGGGCGCACCAAGTGGCGCTCGAGACGGGCGGCTACTCCGTTCGTACGACGATCCCGCCCAAGCGCGCCTGGACTCAGGCGGGAGCGTAG
- the csrA gene encoding carbon storage regulator CsrA, producing the protein MLVLSRKLNQAIMIGDDVRIVVVSVDRDTVKLGIEAPRSIPVHRSEVYEEIQKTNRAAAGEPASPVAETPRVAELDPGPRSIAAKRPQR; encoded by the coding sequence GTGCTGGTTCTCAGCCGCAAACTCAATCAGGCGATCATGATCGGAGACGACGTACGCATCGTCGTTGTTTCCGTCGACCGTGACACGGTCAAGCTCGGTATCGAGGCGCCGCGCTCGATCCCCGTCCACCGTTCTGAAGTCTACGAGGAAATTCAAAAGACGAACCGCGCGGCCGCAGGAGAGCCGGCGTCACCGGTCGCGGAGACGCCGCGCGTCGCGGAACTGGACCCGGGTCCGCGTTCCATCGCTGCAAAGAGGCCCCAACGGTAA
- the rfbG gene encoding CDP-glucose 4,6-dehydratase, with amino-acid sequence MTSSADVGFWRNRRVFVTGYTGFKGTWLCAMLLRRGAHVGGIALAPHTAPSLWERTPYAPHVDGRLLDVRDAAAVTSAVASFRPQTILHLAAQPLVRRGYAEPVLTYSTNVMGTLHVLDAARTIAELEHIVVVTSDKVYADRPSPGGYREDARLGGSEPYAGSKAAAELVAETYRQAYFSASGCARVVSARAGNVIGGGDFSADRLIPDAYRAIAERRVLALRRPGAVRPWQHVLESLSGYVMLAEATASGNARSDAYNFGPADGTVEVGTVAERFVRGFGLDPRTAIAIESATEHETAVLEVDSTRARSELGWMPRWTTGVAVDRSAAWYRGFLEGEPAAALIDRDIDAYDRMPAPYVSLDGIAGRETGDRG; translated from the coding sequence ATGACGTCAAGCGCTGACGTCGGTTTCTGGCGAAACCGCAGGGTGTTCGTGACCGGATACACCGGCTTCAAAGGGACGTGGCTCTGTGCAATGCTGCTGCGGCGCGGCGCACACGTCGGCGGGATCGCGCTCGCGCCGCACACCGCGCCGAGTCTGTGGGAACGTACGCCATACGCGCCGCACGTCGACGGCCGCCTCCTTGATGTGCGCGATGCCGCCGCGGTTACGTCCGCGGTCGCGAGTTTCCGTCCGCAGACGATTCTGCACCTCGCTGCGCAGCCGCTCGTTCGGCGCGGGTACGCCGAACCGGTGCTGACCTACTCTACGAATGTGATGGGGACGCTGCACGTTCTCGACGCCGCGCGCACCATCGCCGAACTCGAACACATCGTCGTCGTCACCAGCGACAAAGTCTATGCCGACCGGCCGAGTCCCGGCGGCTATCGCGAAGACGCACGGCTCGGCGGATCCGAACCGTATGCCGGGAGTAAGGCGGCAGCGGAACTGGTCGCTGAGACGTACCGCCAGGCCTATTTTTCGGCATCCGGCTGCGCGCGCGTCGTCTCCGCGCGCGCCGGAAACGTCATCGGCGGCGGCGACTTTTCGGCCGACCGGCTGATCCCCGACGCCTATCGCGCGATCGCGGAGCGCCGCGTGCTGGCGCTCCGCCGGCCGGGTGCAGTAAGACCGTGGCAGCACGTCCTCGAATCGCTCTCCGGCTACGTCATGCTGGCGGAGGCGACCGCATCGGGCAATGCCCGTTCAGACGCGTACAACTTCGGGCCTGCCGACGGTACGGTTGAAGTGGGGACCGTCGCTGAGCGTTTTGTCCGCGGCTTCGGACTCGATCCGCGCACGGCGATTGCAATCGAATCCGCGACCGAACATGAGACCGCAGTCCTCGAAGTGGACAGCACCCGCGCGCGCAGCGAACTAGGTTGGATGCCGCGCTGGACGACCGGCGTCGCCGTCGACCGAAGCGCAGCGTGGTACCGCGGTTTTCTCGAAGGTGAACCCGCCGCGGCGCTCATCGACCGCGACATCGACGCCTACGATCGAATGCCCGCGCCCTATGTGAGTCTCGACGGCATCGCCGGCCGCGAAACCGGCGATCGCGGATGA
- the rpsB gene encoding 30S ribosomal protein S2, whose translation MASGVTMRALLEAGVHFGHQTRRWNPKMKPYIFQERNGIYIIDLSKTLAMLNGVYDAVKQMSREGRVILFVGTKKQAQDVVREESERAGTFFVNQRWLGGTLTNFATIQKRIARLRELEGMRQQGTFDLLPKKEVARLTDELEKLEKFLGGIKDMHRLPDAMFIVDPKKERIAVAEAQKLKIPIIAVIDTNCDPDEINYAIPGNDDAIRSVRLMVSTIANAIIEGKTETESAYDAADYDDQYADIAAEPEPAGV comes from the coding sequence ATGGCCTCAGGCGTTACGATGCGCGCTCTTCTGGAGGCGGGCGTCCACTTCGGACATCAGACCCGCCGCTGGAATCCGAAGATGAAGCCGTACATCTTTCAAGAGCGCAACGGCATCTACATCATCGACCTCTCGAAGACCCTCGCGATGCTCAACGGCGTCTACGATGCGGTCAAGCAGATGTCGCGCGAAGGGCGCGTGATTCTCTTCGTCGGCACGAAGAAGCAGGCGCAGGACGTCGTGCGCGAAGAGTCCGAGCGCGCCGGCACGTTCTTCGTCAACCAGCGCTGGCTGGGCGGGACGCTCACCAACTTCGCGACGATCCAGAAGCGCATCGCGCGCCTGCGCGAGCTCGAAGGGATGCGCCAGCAAGGCACCTTCGATCTGCTTCCCAAGAAAGAAGTCGCGCGGCTCACCGACGAGCTGGAGAAGCTCGAGAAGTTCCTGGGCGGGATCAAGGACATGCACCGCCTGCCGGACGCGATGTTCATCGTCGATCCGAAGAAAGAACGCATCGCCGTGGCCGAAGCGCAGAAGCTGAAGATCCCGATCATCGCGGTGATCGACACCAACTGCGATCCCGACGAGATCAACTACGCGATCCCGGGGAATGACGACGCGATCCGCAGCGTTCGGCTGATGGTCTCGACGATCGCCAACGCGATCATCGAAGGGAAGACCGAAACCGAATCCGCGTACGATGCGGCCGACTACGACGACCAGTACGCCGACATCGCTGCCGAGCCCGAACCGGCCGGCGTCTAG
- a CDS encoding translation elongation factor Ts: protein METTAYKPSADEIKRLREETGAGMSDVRNALVWANGDMERAKARLGELGQAKAEKKAERSANEGLVGSYIHAGGKIGVLVEINCETDFVARNERFRDLVRDVAMHVAAMSPQYLDRDAVPADVAASVQAELEKTVPPGKPADIVEKIVSGKLNKWFEEHTLLEQPFVKDDSQTVGELVNSVSGILGEKIKVRRYVKFALGEE from the coding sequence GTGGAAACCACCGCTTACAAACCGTCTGCGGACGAGATCAAACGCCTGCGCGAAGAGACGGGCGCCGGGATGTCCGACGTGCGCAACGCGCTCGTGTGGGCGAACGGCGACATGGAGCGCGCCAAAGCACGCCTGGGCGAACTCGGCCAAGCCAAGGCCGAGAAGAAGGCCGAACGTTCCGCGAACGAGGGGCTTGTCGGTTCGTATATCCACGCCGGCGGCAAGATCGGCGTGCTCGTCGAGATCAACTGCGAGACCGACTTCGTCGCGCGCAACGAACGGTTCCGCGATCTCGTGCGCGACGTCGCGATGCACGTCGCCGCGATGTCGCCGCAGTACCTCGATCGCGACGCGGTTCCGGCCGACGTCGCGGCCTCGGTGCAGGCTGAACTCGAGAAGACGGTGCCGCCCGGGAAGCCGGCCGACATCGTCGAGAAGATCGTCAGCGGCAAGCTGAACAAGTGGTTCGAGGAGCACACGCTGCTCGAGCAGCCGTTCGTGAAGGACGACTCGCAGACGGTCGGAGAGTTGGTGAACAGCGTCTCGGGCATCCTCGGCGAGAAGATCAAAGTCCGCCGCTACGTGAAGTTCGCGCTGGGCGAAGAGTAG
- the pyrH gene encoding UMP kinase, with protein MEKPAYARVLLKLSGEAFAGNGTSVDVDTTTAMAHEIAQVHADGVSLAVVVGGGNIWRGKVHEAAGMERATADYMGMLATVINALALQDSLERIGVPSRVQTAIAMNAIAEPYIRRRAIRHLEKGRVVIFAAGTGNPYFTTDTTAALRSVEVGAEAILKATKVDGVYSADPFKDPSATRFTQLDYLRVLELGLEVMDSTALTLCMDNGVPIVVFDMNVPGNVRRVVFGDPIGTTVSRSTARVNGEGVTHA; from the coding sequence GTGGAGAAGCCCGCGTACGCTCGCGTTCTGCTGAAGCTCTCGGGCGAGGCGTTCGCGGGCAACGGCACCAGCGTCGACGTCGACACGACGACGGCGATGGCGCACGAGATCGCGCAGGTCCACGCCGACGGCGTCTCGCTGGCCGTCGTCGTCGGCGGCGGCAACATCTGGCGCGGCAAGGTCCACGAAGCCGCCGGGATGGAACGCGCGACGGCGGACTACATGGGGATGCTCGCGACCGTGATCAACGCGCTCGCGCTGCAGGACTCGCTGGAGCGGATCGGCGTGCCCTCGCGCGTGCAGACGGCGATCGCGATGAACGCGATTGCCGAGCCCTACATTCGCCGGCGCGCGATCCGGCATCTCGAAAAAGGCCGGGTGGTGATCTTCGCGGCCGGGACCGGCAACCCGTACTTCACGACCGACACGACCGCGGCGCTGCGGTCCGTCGAGGTCGGCGCCGAAGCGATCCTCAAGGCGACGAAGGTCGACGGCGTCTACAGCGCCGACCCGTTCAAGGATCCCTCCGCGACGCGCTTCACCCAGCTCGACTACCTGCGCGTGCTGGAACTGGGCCTCGAGGTGATGGACTCCACCGCGCTCACGCTGTGCATGGACAACGGCGTTCCGATCGTCGTCTTCGACATGAACGTTCCGGGCAACGTCCGCCGCGTGGTGTTCGGTGATCCGATCGGCACGACCGTCTCGCGGAGTACGGCGCGCGTCAACGGCGAAGGGGTGACCCATGCTTGA
- the frr gene encoding ribosome recycling factor — MLDDVYRDTEAKMKKALDATTSDFASIRTGRAAPSLLDRIQVEVYGATVPLKQCASVNSPDGRSLLVTAFDKSTVGSIRKAIETSDLGLNPNVDGATIRLSIPPLTEERRKDLVKLVKKKSEEHKVAVRNLRHKAIDEIKHLAKDGTITDDQIKRGQDAVQKITDKYVKQIDELVSGKEKEIMEV; from the coding sequence ATGCTTGATGATGTGTATCGCGACACCGAAGCGAAGATGAAGAAGGCGCTCGATGCGACGACGAGCGATTTCGCCTCGATCCGCACCGGCCGCGCGGCGCCTTCGCTGCTCGACCGCATTCAAGTCGAGGTCTACGGCGCCACCGTCCCGCTCAAGCAGTGCGCGAGCGTGAATTCGCCCGACGGCCGTTCGCTGCTCGTGACGGCGTTCGACAAGAGCACCGTCGGATCGATCCGCAAAGCGATCGAAACGAGCGATCTCGGGCTCAACCCCAACGTCGACGGCGCGACGATCCGGCTGTCGATCCCGCCGCTCACCGAAGAGCGCCGCAAAGACCTGGTCAAACTGGTCAAGAAGAAATCGGAAGAGCACAAGGTCGCCGTGCGCAACCTGCGCCATAAGGCGATCGACGAGATCAAGCACCTGGCGAAAGACGGCACGATCACCGACGATCAGATCAAGCGCGGTCAGGACGCCGTCCAAAAGATCACCGACAAATACGTCAAGCAGATCGACGAACTGGTCTCCGGCAAAGAAAAGGAGATCATGGAGGTCTGA